One Perognathus longimembris pacificus isolate PPM17 chromosome 13, ASM2315922v1, whole genome shotgun sequence genomic window, tttgctcaaggctagcactctaccatgggaGGACATTTTTGACCTTGACTGGGGCAAAAGCCTCCCAGAAGAGTTGTGACCTAGATGGTGTTAGTGTGCCGCCGGTGCGGGGCAGCGGGAGAGCAGAGGCGCCGCAGAATGGAGGACTCGCTGCAGGGGTGTCCTTGAGCCTGAGGAGGGCCAGGCCAGCTTCACAGTGGCCGGGACAGAGGgacaggcaggggaggaggtggcgATTCAAGGCTGTGGTccgagggagggctggaggggaggggcctgggtggGAGAGAGGCCCCCTGCCTGCCAGGCACTGCCAACAGCCCCTCACGCGAGGAGGTGGAGGAGACACAAGTCCCACTTGGGTAGGGACGAGGTGCAAGAGTGGAATGGAGCAGCAGGTGGGTTCGGGGggctggaaggaggaggagctgctTAGCCTCAGAGGTCTGGGGATGGAGTGGCTGTGCAGACCTCTACCCAGTAGGAGTGGAGCCTACACCCCTGCTCTGATGTGTGCGCGTGGAAGGACTCAAGGGTAGCCAGCTGCAGCCAGCTGTGGGGCCTGGCTGCTCGTGGCTGCTTTGGCGGCACACGTGGCTAGAGCATACAAAAGTGCACTACTTCCTGGGGCTACTGGTGGGGGACTGGTTTTCAGTGGGCGCCCCTCAAAGGTGTGACCCGCCCTGGTGTGCACAGCCTTTGGCAGGGTCATTTCTGGGCCAGCCCTGCTTCCTGCTCTGGTTGCTGTTGATGGGTTGTTGGGGTGCTCCTCTGCAGGACCTCCATAAAAAGTACTCGTACATCCGGAAGACCAGGCCTGATGGGAACTGCTTCTACCGGGCGTTTGGCTTCTCCCACTTGGAGGCGCTGCTGGACGACAGCAAGGAGCTGCAGCGGTGAGGAGGGCGGAGCAGCCCCCCCCCAACTTCCACTTAATTTGGGGTGGCTTTTTCTGAGGGGGGACAGTGCTGACTGTCCACCTCACTTCCCCCCACAGGTTCAAGGCTGTGTCTGCCAAGAGCAAAGAGGACCTGGTGTCCCAGGGCTTCACTGAGTTCACAATCGAGGACTTCCACAACACGGTGAGCCCCACTCCTGCCTCCCACTGGCCCAGGGGTGGTTCCCCGGGCCCCGGTGGGGGTGAGCCCTCCGGCTCCCTCATCTTGCCTTTTGTGCCTCCGTGGGGCAGTTCATGGACCTGATCGAGCAGGTGGAGAAGCAGACCTCCGTAGCTGACCTGCTGGCCTCCTTCAATGACCAGAGCACCTCGGACTACCTCGTGGTCTACCTGCGGCTGCTCACCTCCGGCTACCTGCAGCGTGAGAGCAAGTTCTTCGAGCACTTCATCGAGGGCGGGCGGACTGTCAAGGAGTTCTGCCAGCAGGtgccgccctccccctcctcgcCTTTGGCCGTGGGGCGGGTGCTCCTGGGTGACGGGCTGGGGCTCTGGGAGAGGTGTGGGAAGGGGTCTGACAGGCCCCTGTGCCGCAGGAGGTGGAGCCCATGTGCAAGGAGAGCGACCACATCCACATCATCGCCCTGGCCCAGGCTCTCAGCGTGTCCATCCAAGTGGAGTACATGGACCGCGGCGAGGGCGGCACCACCAACCCGCACGTCTTCCCCGAGGGCTCGGAGCCCAAGGTCTACCTGCTCTACCGGCCAGGACACTACGACATCCTCTACAAATAGGGCTGGCCGGCCgccaccctgcctgcctcccctctGCCAGGCACTAGACATGTAcagaggttttgggttttttttttccttattttttttgtggttgtaaaTGGTCATATttcacttcctccctcttcctgtcACAACCCTCCGTGTTTTATTAAAGGGGATGCTGGTGGTGAGTCACGTGTGTGCGTGTCCCTGCTCTGctgcccctcccggcccctcctgcTCTGTGTCTGGCTGCCCCCTCGCCCCGGGGGGATCCTTATGTCTTTCCACCTCCCAGCTTTTCCACCTGGAGCGGTTTTAGGTTAGGCCTTGGGGGGACCCCTTCTGGTTCCTTGgagttgtgttttctttctttgtagacCTCTCTTCCCTCTGTAGCTGGCCCAGGGGCTTCCATAGCAATCAGAGCCCCGTCTCCCTGTACTCATCGCCACTCCTAGGCCGCCCGCACCCTGGCCTCCACTGAGGGCTTGCATAAGGAGTCCAGGGAGGAGAGGGCCTACAGGATGGTGGGCTCCGGGCAGGTGGAGGAGCTGGGCACCCTCACTGGGTGGGGCCAGCCTGGTGTGGGAGGGGCTCCTCATTCTCCCCACCCCTGCATCCCAGCCTGTTCCTGCTCTGCACCCTTTGCTTGGGCTACGATGTCTGCATTGCCTGCCTttttgcctttgccttttcttcctcctcaccccagcaCATGCCGGGTCTTGGCCCCAGGCTGTGAGCTCCTTGGGGGCAGGTCCTCAATAAATGTGAAGTGCTGCCACCCTGCTGTGTGGCCCATGCCTTCCCCTGGCCCGTCCCAGGGCCCCCCATTAGCCCCAGCACGCAGAGGATGGGGCCGCAACAGTTGTTTATTAGCAGGCTCCTGAGGGCAAGGCTGGGCCAGGCCTCGCTGAAGGTAAGAACGGAGAGGGTGGTCAGCTGGGAGAACGGCCGACTCCGGAGGCCTCAGAGCTGAGAGCAAGGCCCCACGGGCCCAGGCGAGTCTGAGGGTAGAgcagaggggtgggagggagcccaGGGCTTGGAGGCCTCCCAGGGCCCTCCCTGGCTCCTACCGCCTGTGTGGGGGTGAGTGGGGCGGAGCAGTGTTAGAGGGCCAGGTTAGTGTAGGTTGGCACAGGCCAGGCCCTGCTTACCAGTCCTGGTCTGGTGGCTGCAGCAGCCTCAGGCTGAAAGGCAGAGGACAGTGAGAGCCGCccggggcaggggcaaggggggcagggcaggcagatGGGGCCCCTCCGGGCCGGGGCACTTACCTGCGGGGAAGTAGTGGGGTAGACGCAGCCGGTAGATGCTCTCGTCCTTGTCGAGGAACACACAGATGACCAGCCGTTCCACCTGCGTCAGGGGCAGCTCAGCCTGGGCGAGTCTaacgctcacccccccccccttctccggGGGTCACCGCTGTCCCAGAGATGACCCCATGGGCCTATGctccctccatcaccccacacagGGCCCCGGGCCCCACCTTGTCCTTGTGCTGCTCCAGCCACGTCCGCAACGTGGTCAGCACCACCTCGGCCGCAGCCTCGTTGGGGTACCCTGCGGGCGAGGCCAGGCACATGAGCCTTGAGATGGACTGTCCCCCGCCCCCGCAACACTTCCCCACATCTGGGTCCCCACTGCCCACCCGGTCCTTCCCGGTTTCCACATCCCACTTACCAAACACACCGGTGGAGATGCACGGGAATgcctggggcagggcagggtgagAGGGGTTGGGGGCGTGGTCACCCGCGAGCAGGCCGCTCCTTGCCCCGCCCCTCGCCacaccctgccccgcccctccgccgccccgcccctcacGGCCGCGCCCCTCACCACCGAGCGCAGCCCCTGTTCCAGCGCCAGGTCCAGGCTGTTCTGGTAGCAGCTGCGGAGCTCGGCCGCCTGGCTGTCGCTGGGGTCTCCATGGACGATGGGGCCCACCGTGTGGATGACGTCTGCGGGGACCACGGGTCAGGACGGCGGCGACTCGACGCGCCCCTCGGCCCCTTGGTTTTCACCCACCGCCCTGCCCTGGGAGCGGGCAGGAATCCGCCTTCTCCCCAGGACCTGCCGCCTGCGGCCGGGACGGGTGGAGCCCGAAGCTCCTGCGGGGGCCTCGCCTCCAGCCCCTGacttcccccagccccccagcgcGGCCTCCGGCGGGCGCCccacgccccgcgccccgcgccggtcTGCAGGACTCACACTTGGCGGGCAGCCGGTAGCCGCAGGTGATCTTGGCCTGGCCGGTCTCACAGCTCTGCAGGGTCCGGCACTCGTCGGTGAGCAGGGGCCCGGCGGCCCGGTGGATGCAGCCGTCCACTGCGGGGGACGGAGGAGTGAGCCCGGGCCGGGCCAGACCTGCGGCGGGACACTTCCCGGGGTGGCCGGCAGGAGGCGCGCCGGGCCCACCAGGCCCCGGTCCCTCGGGGCGGCGGCTCCGGGCCCGCCGGGCCTCGGCGTGGGGTCCGCCGCCGCGGGCACACACGGGCCATTTCACTGATGAGGAAACCGAGGCCTCCTCGGGGCAGCAGTCGGCCTCTCGgccggcccgggcccgggccccaCCGCTGCCCTGCGCCTGGCACGGTGAGGGCGGTGGGGGGGCGCAGGTGACCcgccgggcgcgcgcgcgcgccccgtgCTAACCCAGCCGCCTCGTTAGCTCGCGCCCAGGCTTAATTGCCGCCAGGCCAGGGCTTGCGGGTCCCAGCGCGGCGCCGGGGCCTGGTGAGCCACCCTGGGGATCCCGGCCCAGATAAACAACTTGGCGAGACTCCTGGAGGCCGACGGGCCAGACACGCCCCGCTCCTACACGCCACGAcctctcctccctgtcctcccggCGTGCCCCCCCACGCCCAgacgctccccccaccccccgagcggGAGAAGAGGGTCACCACCCCGCGGATCTGGCCCGCAATCCCGAAGAGGAAGCTGGGATCAGGAAAGCCTGGGTCACGCTGCTCTCCCTCCCATTCGccacccagaagccagaagtagagctggggctcaggtggtagcgtgctagctgtgagcacagaGCTCAGCAACCAGGCCCCGTGCAAgctcccgagttcaagctccaccacccacaaaagagagagaatctCCATTTTAGAGCAGCACAAGACAAGCCCCCTTCTCCTTCGCTGCCCACCAACCCTCAACCTGAAGGCACAGCTGGTTGACATCAACCAGGCTGctgtcctttttttcccctgatactTTCTCTTATGTCCTATGGGGCCCAATTAAAAGCTAACTTGGTGACTTCATCAGGAGCTGGCACCAGGCAGTTTCCCGGAGAGACCGGGGTGGGGTAGGTAGTTGGGGAGGTTGGGAGAACCCTGGGAGTGGCTCAGGGCGGGGTCCTTGCACACCTGAGCCAGGGCCTGGCCCAGAGCTCACACACTGGCCCCTGGTGTATCTGTTCTGAGTGGGGTGCCTTCCGTGAACCAGCACAGTATGcaacagccgggggggggggggtggcggaggagagctgggcaccctgagttcaaatcccagctctgctaGCCATAGATTTGTGGCTCGGTATGTCACTCAACCTTGCTGAAAGAATGGAGTCAGttcatctgtgtatgtgtgcgtgtgtctgtgtctgtgtgtctgtcagtgtgtctgtctgtctgtctgtgactgGAGATGAATTCCAGGCCTCAGGCTCAATCTACACCCTCAGTCCTTTGGCTTTTTAGCTTACCATCCAGATAGAATCTTGGGGCTAGCTTTTTGCCTTGGCTTGTCTTAAAAACATgatccaggctggggatatggcctagtggcaagagagctcgcctcccatacatgaagccctaggttcgattccccagcaccacgtatacagaaaatggccaaaagtggcgccgtggctcaagtggcagagtgctagccttgagcaaaaggaagccagggacagtgctcaggccctgagtccaaggcccagcaaaaacaaaaacaacaacaaagaaaacatgatccagggctgggaatgtgacctagtggcagagtgcttgcctagcatgcataaagccctgggttcaattcctcagcaccacgtatacagaaaaagccagaagtggtgctgtggctcaagaggtagagtgctagccttgaacaaaatgaagccagggacagtgctcaggccctgagtttaagccccaggactggcaaaaaaaaaaaaccaaaccaaaacaaaacaaaaaaaaccatgaCCCACCTTTGACCACCTCCCGGAGTTGGGACCACAGGCACGCCCTGCCACGCCCTGCTGCTTACAGCAAGCGGGAGCACGTACTAGCATGGACAGATATGAGGCGAGCCGGCCCCCGCGGCCAGCTTTCCCAGCCTCCGCTGGGAGGCCTCCGGGAGGCCTGAGCTTCAGAGGCTTGGCGTTTCCTGCCCACGTGGACAGGCCTGCAGCCAGGCCTTTGAGGTTGGCCTGGGGCGCGAGGGAGCGGATGGAGCCCCCAGCAATTTCTACAGCAGGCTTAGCACCGAGGGGCTGGTCTGCGGGTGCCTAGGAGATGAGACTGACCCCAGCACTTGGGTGTCATCGGCACGGCTCCCGGGCTGCTTGCCGGCGCTGTCCATGCTCCAGCCCCCCTGttcttcccagccctgaaagccCAAGGGACCCCAGCCTGCCCTCGTAGCCCATGGGGTCCCCCACTGCACCCAACCTGCAGCCCTGCAGCTCAGACCTCCGGGCTCCATCCTGGCCCCTACCTTGGCCTTAGCTCTGGCCATTTCCCACCCAGCTTCCCGCCTCTCCTCTTCCCACCTGGCACTGAGCTGCCCTGGTGTTTgggactgaggggctggggagagggaccCCAGTCCATAGGAGGGACCCTCAGTCTGttcatgctttctctctctctctcgagtcCGCCGCCCCCCCTCCGCCCAGGGTGTCATGCTTGGGAGGCTATCAGGATACCAGGTCtccatcatttaaattttttttttttctgggctgggaatatggcctagtggtagatgcttgcctcatatacatgaagccctaggttcgattcctcagcaccacatatatatagaaaaagccagaagtggtgctgtggctcaagtggtagagtgctagccttgagcaaaaagaagccagggacagtgctcaggccctgagttcaaggcccaggactggcaaaaaaaaaatttttattttctttcctcttctcctccttcttttccttcttttttttgccaatccatggctcttgaactcagggcctggatactgtccctgagtttcttttgcccaaggctactgcactaccacttgagccacttctggccttttctgtgtatgtggtgctggggaatggaacccagggcttcatgcatggtaggcaagcgctctaccactaagctgcattcccagcccccctccgtAGTTTCACGACCATGTCTCACTGAGCAcaatggccttgaactctgtcttcctgcctcagcctggacTCCCTCCGGCCTCCACCTGGGCGCGCTCCCATGGCTCTGGGTGTGACCTGGCACTTACGGTCCCCTAGGGGGGCTGCCCTTCTCCCTGCAACCAGAAGAAACCCAAGTCTGTGCCTGAGAAGGTTTTTCTCGGCCTGCTGCACTGCCCAGCCTCTCCTTCCTGGCAGCCTGGCTCCGGCCGTCACCAGCCCagggcccgccctgcccgccgccaCCTTCCCGGGCCGCCCTGCCCACCACCGCCACCCAGCAGCACCCAAGGCGAGCGCTTCTGCCACCGTGTGCTCCCCATCCCCGCGTCATCCACAGAGGATGCTGTCCCCCAACTACCTCCCGAGTCCCCCTAGACCTCTCCCGGCCTCAGCCTGGCCTCTGGCACACAGGGGCAGGGGGTGCCGGTCAGCACGGCGGGGTCCAGCTGGCTCCCTCGGAGGCCACCCACCCACCAAGGTGCCGAGGGCTGATGGCGACTATTTAGGGTGCTGTAATATTCATGAAGGGAAGATTAGATATTTAAATTTATTCAGCAATAAATGCATCTCAGTGGGGGAGCATTCCTCAtgctaaacaaacaagcaagcagggGCTAATTAATTATTTACAGGAACACGAGGAGCCTGCGGTGGGTGGAGAGCCGGgcagcagctcccctgctagGGGCCAGGGTGTTGGGGCTGGCCCAACCCTCCCCAGCACCCCTGCACagtgtccctccccccccaccccccccgcaggCTGACCCCTTCTGGGAGTTCTCTTTCTGGAGATTCTGCACTACGCTCAGCCTCTCTGGCCAAAGCCCGATCTCAGGAGAACTGTGGAGAGCCCTGACAGGCTGGGAGGAGACTGCGGGGCGAAGGACGGGCCTCCTGGCCTCTCTGATCTCACACAGGCCACCAAAGCCCCATTTTATGGGAGTCAAGACAAAGGCTCAGAGCGCAAGGCCTGGCTTTAAGGCCCATcttggccctgggctggggggggggggggcggccgggcagGGAGGAGCCTGGGCCACAGGTCCTGAGCTGAAACAAAAGGTaggcagccccctccctcccctggacagccccctccctcccctgggcagccccctccctcccctgggcaGGGTCCCTTGGCCTCTGAAATGAGCTCACTGGGCGCGAGGGGGACAGCTTCCAGAGATGGCGGCACTGTGGGGCTCTGCgtggggccaggccaggccagggcggCTAAGagccctccctgcccacccccgtGATGATCTGCTCCACCCCAGCTCCGGGTCACTTCCTCCCACTGgtgtctctgtttcctcaactgtCCCTCGTCACCTGCCGATCGCATTGTCATTCTCCTTTCACAGATGGGGAGACTCAACAGGGAAAAAGTTCTTTTCAGGGCTGGGTGTGGCAGtgcacaccta contains:
- the Otub1 gene encoding ubiquitin thioesterase OTUB1, yielding MAAEEPQQQKQEPLGSDSEGVNCLAYDEAIMAQQDRIQQEIAVQNPLVSERLELSVLYKEYAEDDNIYQQKIKDLHKKYSYIRKTRPDGNCFYRAFGFSHLEALLDDSKELQRFKAVSAKSKEDLVSQGFTEFTIEDFHNTFMDLIEQVEKQTSVADLLASFNDQSTSDYLVVYLRLLTSGYLQRESKFFEHFIEGGRTVKEFCQQEVEPMCKESDHIHIIALAQALSVSIQVEYMDRGEGGTTNPHVFPEGSEPKVYLLYRPGHYDILYK